DNA sequence from the Lachancea thermotolerans CBS 6340 chromosome H complete sequence genome:
TTGGTGGAATCTTACAAAATTTGCCCAGTCGATGACTACTCTGATTGGTGCTGGACCCGCGCACGTTGAAAAGATAGTTGCAGAAGGacttgctgctgttgatgaagCAATGGAGAAAGACATAGTGTCGAGAGCAAACTCTGTCATCGCCTCAGCTAGCAACGAATACAAGTTCAGGTTCACCGTAAAATACACTGACTTGATGGCGAAGAGACTTGGCATCGAGCTGAACATTCCAAAGGTTTTCACAAGTGCTAATTTGGGGTCAATAGCTGAAAAAGTCCGAGAATTCAACAATGCCATCTTGGAGCCTCTTCTCCAGGTCCTCTATGTTACTCAGGTTGACTATAATAACTTTTTTGTCAAGCTGCAAGGGTACAGCGGGcctttcaaaacagaaCGAGGCGGGGGCTTTGAACTCATTGAACCCGATCTTCTTGAGGTGTTTTTCTCGAATGCTCAAATacagaagctggaaaagcATTTGGCTGGTAGACCTGACTCAGATTCTGGTGAGACGCGCCAGCTTGTTGAATGTGCAGAGAAGCTCAACACATGGATTGACGACTTTGTTTCCTTGGTACCATCCGAAAGCAACTCTCGGTCTGAGATTGCCAAGAAGGTTAACCCGCTTTTCACTCCAAGGGCATACATCCTTGAACAAGTTGTTGACGACCTCACTGAAAACCAAAAAGAACGCTTAAATGATCCTCAAGCAGAAGTTGATACCTCCCTTTTGCAAAAGCTGTATAGCATGAGCGTTAACCCCTACGACTCTGACAAGTGGGAAGACAACTTGAGAcctgaagttgttcaagaCTGGACCACTCATggagatgatgatgacaagTTTATGAAGCAGCTCACCTGTTCTAGTTAAAATAGATTGATATGTAGACCATATTTCTCTACAAAAGaggcttttgtttcctAAACATCAAATTAGCTAGGGACTAAACTAATAATGGTGATCTCAGCTTCAGCGACAGCAATGGCGATAATGTCAGGTGCATCGAAAAGTTATTCTTTTACATTTCTGCTGCAGTCTGCGTCATAGATGTTAATATTCAACTCAAGTAGTTAAAACATTAAAAAGGTCATATTCGGAAAAATTAGATAAAACCCGAGATGACTTACGACGCCGATACTCTTCTGAGCCGTGTACTACACAGATTCCATGCAACAAAACATAGAACCTTAGCGGTTGTTTTAACTTACCTGAGATGATTATTTATACCCCAGGACGGCCAAATTAGGCATCTGGAGGCCTAATGTTGACCAAAACAGTTCaacagaagcagaaggAGCTACGTGCCTGGAATAAGTGTCTTTTGACGTGGAACGCCTACCTTGCTTGTGACTTTCTTTGTATCTCCAATTTTTATTGATGTTCGTAAACTGTGGAATTCGCATTATCATTTAAGGGTTTTGGAATTTCAGAGACAACACAGCTTAAATAAACTTAAACAACCGATTCGATGCAGTTCCTGTCCAAGCGCAAGGAACAAACCGCAAACTATCTAGAACTCCCATGCCTTCTCCCACAGGTCACTCCTTCTGTTGTTCCTCTTCCCGGCGTTCGATACCGAATTAGTATCCCTAAAGATAAGGCTGCGGCGATGCTGCAAGACCTTCAAGAATTTGTCGATATAAGCTCCTACGAGCTTTCAAAGGGCAAGGAACTACTCAGAGGcccgaagaagaacaagcaaaCCTCAAAGTCCGAGGTCCGCAGTTCGTTTCAATGTATAGAcgagaagttgaaggtTAGTAACAGATCTCAAATATACATCTGCCTGTTGCCAACAGTTCAAACAAATTATACCCGAGGCTGCGTCTCGATACTCGAGGAGATCTTGGCTGAAGGAGAGCTCGTCACATTCTGCTTGAAAGGAGTGAGGCGCGCAATCATTAAGGACCCTGAAATCAATTTACAAAACCGTCTTTGGATCAGCAAACTCTTGGTCTTGGACGACGGACCATATCTCACTTCATTAAGTCCTGAAAGCTGTGGAAAACTCGTGAAGCAGTTGCAAAACAACTTTACAAATATCACGTCCGCATTTGATAGTTTCCGTGCGACTTACAGGAATGCCGTTCGCCTTCAGTCCGGAAACTCAGAGCGATTTTTTCTGCTCTCCCCGCTTTCCAATACCCTTTTCATACTATTGAGCAAAGGCAGCTTTTCTAAATCTTGGAAATTACTGTTTGAACTATACCAAAGTCTTGAAGTGCACAAACCAGGAAATCAGAAAGACGCGATCTTTTCTCTAATTGACATGACAGTGGCTGTTTTACCTGTGACAAACAAACAGCGCCTTAGGTGCCTTGAGTTAGAGGATCCCCTAGAAAGAgcgaaagagcttgatgcAACCATTCATGATTTAGTTGCTTTACTTGCAAGCTTGCGCGACggcttcaagttttttgaagctaaGGTTCAAGATTTTTCGCCAGGAGACAAGGCTGCTTTTGTAGCTCTCCAACTCAGCGCCTTGCGAGGAtttattgaagaacctAAAAAAGGTTCAAGGTTCATAAGAAATCCTAAAAGTGGCCCTCCTTCAGGAGCACGAGTTGGAGCTGATAAAGTCGAGAAGGAGAACggtgatgaagatgaagacttGAAGACAATTGGTGCTTTTATAGATAACCTAGAAATTAGCGAGGTCCACCCTGATGGTTTGAAAATGTTAAAGAAAGACTTCAGAAGGCTCGAGCGACTAACGCCTCAAAGCTCCGAATATAATGTTCTGAGAGGATACTTTGATACAATAATGGACATACCGTTCAAGGCGAAAGACGTTAGCAAAAGTAACATTGATTTGGAAGAgtgcaaaaagaagcttgataaTGATCATTATGGCCTCCTTGATGTTAAGAAGCGATTGATTGAATACCTATCAGtcctgaagctcaacgTTGACTTCAAGAATGAAGGCTCCAAGGCAAAGCCACCTATCATGTTGCTAGTTGGCCCGCCAGGAGTAGGAAAGACGTCTATTGCCAAATCAATTGCTGGTGTGTTAAATCGAAGATTCCACAGAATATCGCTGGGCGGCATTCACAACGAAGCTGAAATAAGGGGCCACAGAAGAACCTACGTTGGCTCGATGTGTGGCCTCATCATTAATGCGCTACGCAAGAGTGGCTCAATGGCGCCCTTTATTTTGTTAGATGAAATTGACAAAGTTTTGAGCGTCCAAGCAGGTGGCAATCGTGGCGCTGGTTTGAATGGAGATCCGGGTGCGGCGCTTTTGGAGGTTCTAGATCCAGAGCAAAACTCGACTTTCACCGATCACTATGTCGGATTTCCGGTGGACCTGTCCAACGTCCTGTTTTTTTGTACTGCCAACAACCTAACAGGAATCTCAGCGCCATTATTGAATCGTATGGAAGTTATAGAAATTCCAGGATACACTCCAAAAGAGAAGCTCAATATTGGCCTCAAATTCCTGCTTCCAAAACAGATTCAGCTTAATGGCCTAGATAAGGCTAGTATCAAAGTCGAGCTGACGAAAGAAGCATGGGATGATCTCGTCCTTGAATACACAAGGGAACCGGGCGTGCGGGGTCTTGAGAGGCAAATTGCAAGTATAGTGCGTGGAAAAGTTGTTGAATATGTCCAAAGTCACGAAAGCGAGCACAAAATTGTTACAtctcaagagcttcttAAGTATATCGGATTTCCTTTACACCCAATCTCGAGGGAACTGGTCAAGAAAATAAAATTCGCCGACAAGTGTGGCGTTGTAAATGGACTTGCTTACGGGTCTGATGGGACAGGGAACGTTTTGGTGTTTGAAATGGTTAAGATGGGGAAATTGCAAGGCAATTCTAGCGGCCCACGCATCCGAACTACAGGCAATTTAGGCAAGGTGTTGAACGAATCTATAGAGATTGCCACCACCCTTGTCAAATCGTTGAGTGAACGGAAAATTATTCATGGGTTACCTTCCCAGGCATTCAATGACTTTCTCAATTCCGAATGGCACATCCATGTTCCAATGGGGGCTGTTTCCAAGGATGGCCCCAGCGCAGGGGTGGCCATAGCTCTTGCGCTAATATCCGCAGCGTTAAATAAACCTGTGTCTCCAAAACTGTGTCTAACTGGCGAGATAACCCTAAGAGGCAAAGTCCTTCCCATTGGTGGCGTCAGAGAAAAGCTATTAGGAGCACAGCTTTTCGGCATGGAGAGGGTTCTTCTACCGCTGTCTAATAGACCGGACGTAATTGAGGCAGTCATGAAACCCGAGGAGTACGAATCATGCCTTGCTTCATCCAGTATGCCCGAACTGCGTAGAGTTCAACAAAAGTGGCAGCTAGAAGCATTCTATATCGACGACTTTTATGACGTGATGACCAAGTGCTGGCCAAGAGAAATCCAATTGACAGATGCCAGAATCTTGATTTCCCCTTCCGATAATTCTATTAGAGCCTTGCTTTAAATTATACTTTGTTCCTCGAGTTAGAAGCGCCGAAGTCGGAATCAGAACTCGAAAGTACTTCCCTTTACGGGTTGTTGGCCCAGGCATCGCGTCTTTTTTACGCGGCCAGTTACCCGAGCGATTGATTTCGCGTCGGATCTTCTCTGAATTATGGCATCATCCGTATTAAATTATTATACGCTACGTTTTCAGTTTGACATTTTTAGTAGTTAACCACTGCAAGGCGAAATTTAAACCCATCGTGATACAGCCCCGTACACGCCATCGATCAGCAGCGAAAGGTAGTGAGCTTGAACATTTGCTTCTCTGCTATAACGAACCGAGGACCACACGTGCTGAAAGAACATAGCTTAAGGGGCTTGTTTAGTGACTGTTGAGTGATATcccaacttttttttttgattcaaTCGTGCTTCGAACCAAAATTGGCTTTAAAACCTAGTTTTCAAACAAGAAATACCCACCAGCCCCATGAGAATTTTCTCGGCTATTCTTCTAGCCCTCAACATCGCGCACTTGGTCGTCGCGAAGCGCAAGCTTGTTGCGTCCTCCTTGGTGGCATGTATGCAGAACTCGCAGCTCACAGCATCTGGCTTCAGCGTGGTGTTCGACCCAGACGACCGGTCGTTGCACTACAGCTTGGATATGGTGACTGAAATCAATGACTACATTTACGCGGAAGTTGACGTTTACGCATACGGATTTAAGATTATTAGTAGAAACATTGACCTGTGTTCTCTGAGCTGGAAGCAGTTCTGTCCCCTGCGCCCCGGTAACGTCCAAGTGGAGTCCATTGAATACATATCTGAGAGTCTGGCGAAACAAATTCCTGGAATCGCTTACCAAGTTCCAGATATTGATGCATTTGTTCGTATGAACATCTATAAATCGACTGACAAGTCTCAAACTCTCGCCTGCATCCAAGCATTTTTCTCCAATGGTAAAACTGTTTCTCAAACAGGTGTGAAGTGGGCTACCGCCGTTATAGCAGGCATCGGGCTATTGTGCTCGGCAGTACTCTCGACTTTTGGAAACTCCAACGCGGCTTCTCACATTTCGGCCAACACTATGTCCCTTTTCCTTTACTTTCAATCTGTGGCTGTCGTGTCTATGGAACACGTCCATCGTATGCCCCCCATTGCCGCTGCTTGGTCTGAAAATATCATCTGGTCAATGGGGCTGATCCGTATCAGTTTCATGCAGAGAATTTTCAGATGGTTTGTGCAATCAACTGGCGGCAATCCTTCTTTATACTTGACATCGAAGACTATTTCGGTTCTGGTCCaaagaagcttggaagGAATTCAAAGGGGGCTGGAGAGTATCAGGGCTCCTCCGGTCTTCAAGCGTAATGCAGATACTATTATTGGAAACTCTAATGTTATGATTCTCAGAGGTATTAAAAGATTAGCGTACACATCCaacatcgaaaacactTCTGTCGTATGCACTGGTTTTACGTTTTTCGTGCTCTGTGGATACTTTCTCGCTGGATTTATCATTGCATCAAAGTACGCAATTGATCTCTGTATTAAAGCCGGATGGATCCGTAATACGAGGTTTTGGGCTTTTAGGCATAACTGGAGAGTTATTCTCAAGGGTTCCCTTTTGCGTTATATTTACATCGGTTTCACCCAACTGACCCTATTGAGTTTTTGGGAGTTCACACAAAATGATTCTCCTGCTCTGATCGTTATTGCTGTCCTGTTCCTAATACAATCGCTTGGGTTAATGCTCTGGGCTGCGTATCGCACAATCTCATTTGCGAGGTTATCTGTGGAGCAGCGCAAGAATCCAGCCGCCATTCTTTATGGAGACCAGAGAGTCCTCGACAAATATGGGTTTTTTTACACTATGTTTAGTGCTAAACGCTATTGGTGGAATTGTGTTATTTTGGTCTACATTCTCCTAAAGTCCATATTCATATCCTTTTGCCAGGCTTCAGGGAAAACGCAGGCATTGGCTATTTTTATCATTGACTTAGCTTATTTTGTTGTCTTGATCAAATTCCAGCCCTACTTTGACCGTCCAACAAACATTGTTAACATTTTGATCACAACGGTTACATTGGTAAActcctttttgtttttattCTTCTCCGACCTGTTTGGACAACCTGGAAGAGTCTCGTCTATTATGGGATGGGTCTTTTTTATTATGAACGCTGCGTTTTCATTGATCCTTTTGATATTGATATTGATCTTCGTCTGTATGGTcattttctcaaaaaaccCAGACCTGAGATTCAAGCCAGCTAAGGACGACAGAACCTCTTTCCAGAGAGTTTCAGACAGCCATGGAAAAATCAACAAGTCGGTTGCCGCGGAACTGATGGCTCTTGGTAACACAGCGAAGAATCATGATGAGAACtgggaagaagagctctacaatcaacaaaagttacaaaaagaacaaagcGTGTCAGGCTTGGATTACTCTGACGAAAAACTGACAGGCTCGCGTTCCAACTCCGACGATCAGGAAGATGCCACTCGCTTAACCTTGGCGGAGAAACTGAAGCGTAAGCtttcattcaaaagaacaaagtCAACCAAGTCTACTTCATCCAGGGCCAGGAAATTGGCAAACACCGATGACGCGCCTGTCACTTCTCTCTCACGGGAACCATCAACGTCCTCAGCACCTGTTGTCAAACGGGATTACCCAGGTGTACACAGCCGGCAACAATCAGAGTCTAAAAATGGATTAATAGGCTCTAacgctgttgaaaacagcaaACTTGAAACACTAGCGCAAGAGGATGATGCTCCTCTTGTCGACACGGACAATTATCAAGCTCCACATAGCGGCAGTGTTGAATTCGGACGAGACGAGAGCATGGACTCCGTCAACGTTGCAGCCACTGCCAACGCCACTTCCTCAACGGATTTGTTCACAAACGATGGGTCATACTACAATAGATTGTAAAAGTGAACTTATGAGGTTTGGGTCCTCtcagttcttgaaatcgCGGACTAAATGCGGTTTTTAGGTTCAAAATGGCGgaactttttttgttaCGTCCTTGAACGTATGTGTATAATATGAATACGCCGGAAGGCGTTATAATGACGAAAAAAGTTTCTATTTCTGCAGGCTGCACGAACTAATGATGTTTATATGGCTCTATTCTTAGTTGGTCCCGTTTAATAAGACGAATGAGACGGCTTCTACGACTTCATAACAGATGTCACATTACTTAGCGTTAGGAAGGATTGTTGTTCACTTGCGTCTGATGTTAGCTTTTGGTCGTAGAATCTGGctagctttgaagctcttgataTGTACTCCTCTGGAACTTCAGTGTTTAATTTTCAGTATATCAATATAACTTGCATTTGTCAAGTTGTTTTGTGCGCTCATCACCCCATAAGATtcctcaacttcaacttcattaaACCATAAGTGTTCCTCAACTTTTGAGGCAAAAAGCCAATTGACAGCAGAAAGCCAATTGCTGCGGAGTTTTGTGCTCGACTTACTAACAGTAATGTCATTTTTAGTTGTAAAATTACCAAAATCTGAGTCACTATTTGGTGTATGCAGGAAAGGTATCACCTTGTCCATGTTGGTCCTTGTGATACGCCTCAAAAATGGGATTCGTGTTCCTGGCTTTAGTGACGTCCAGTGCCTACGATAGCTGTCTGAGATAAGCGGCTGTAAAGGAATTGCATTGGCCCTGTTGCACACTCCGTGACTTTTGGTAGCATCAATGTGTAAATCGTCACCCATTTGGTCTAGGAGCCTAGATTTTCCATCAGGCGTCAAATCGCAATAGAACAGACCTCCAACCCACTCATTTGGCAAATAAATTGAAGTACTGCGTTTTGTATACTTCTCTCTCCTAGCCATCTTGAAACAGTGAAAGTTCGCTGTATCCTGGCGCGCgagttctttcaaggaagGCCCTTTCACTGTATCTTGATTACGATTacccttcttcaaagcgcCCCAAATGCGAGAATGCCCTTGATCACCGACCCCCTCGATGTCTTGGCTATAGACACAAAAAGGAAGATCCCAATCAATGTCTGAGCGATATTCAAGTTCAGTCTGCCATTTCACTTTTCCATGCTCACAAAAACTCAACTGCAATGACGGTTTTGCCTTGCTGAGCATCTTTCCAAAGTGATAAATTCGATGAACCTTGAAGCCAGTGTAGATCTTGCTGCTATGGCCCGTGGCGCCAAAGGAAATGTCTGTTAGTGTTCCGATGAGCTCTCTGTAGCTCGTCTTGGTCTCCACGTGGTCCATAGAACATATTCTGTCTTGCGTTGCTAGAGCTAactccagcttctttagGCGACTACTAACAACTAA
Encoded proteins:
- a CDS encoding transient receptor potential ion channel family protein (similar to uniprot|Q08967 Saccharomyces cerevisiae YPL221W BOP1 Protein of unknown function overproduction suppresses a pam1 slv3 double null mutation), translating into MRIFSAILLALNIAHLVVAKRKLVASSLVACMQNSQLTASGFSVVFDPDDRSLHYSLDMVTEINDYIYAEVDVYAYGFKIISRNIDLCSLSWKQFCPLRPGNVQVESIEYISESLAKQIPGIAYQVPDIDAFVRMNIYKSTDKSQTLACIQAFFSNGKTVSQTGVKWATAVIAGIGLLCSAVLSTFGNSNAASHISANTMSLFLYFQSVAVVSMEHVHRMPPIAAAWSENIIWSMGLIRISFMQRIFRWFVQSTGGNPSLYLTSKTISVLVQRSLEGIQRGLESIRAPPVFKRNADTIIGNSNVMILRGIKRLAYTSNIENTSVVCTGFTFFVLCGYFLAGFIIASKYAIDLCIKAGWIRNTRFWAFRHNWRVILKGSLLRYIYIGFTQLTLLSFWEFTQNDSPALIVIAVLFLIQSLGLMLWAAYRTISFARLSVEQRKNPAAILYGDQRVLDKYGFFYTMFSAKRYWWNCVILVYILLKSIFISFCQASGKTQALAIFIIDLAYFVVLIKFQPYFDRPTNIVNILITTVTLVNSFLFLFFSDLFGQPGRVSSIMGWVFFIMNAAFSLILLILILIFVCMVIFSKNPDLRFKPAKDDRTSFQRVSDSHGKINKSVAAELMALGNTAKNHDENWEEELYNQQKLQKEQSVSGLDYSDEKLTGSRSNSDDQEDATRLTLAEKLKRKLSFKRTKSTKSTSSRARKLANTDDAPVTSLSREPSTSSAPVVKRDYPGVHSRQQSESKNGLIGSNAVENSKLETLAQEDDAPLVDTDNYQAPHSGSVEFGRDESMDSVNVAATANATSSTDLFTNDGSYYNRL
- a CDS encoding uncharacterized protein (weakly similar to uniprot|P53122 Saccharomyces cerevisiae YGL138C Hypothetical ORF), with the protein product MLAITNVTNDSITLPSPLRRRFSLFVCIQLFILLLSVVKPVGGLVVSSRLKKLELALATQDRICSMDHVETKTSYRELIGTLTDISFGATGHSSKIYTGFKVHRIYHFGKMLSKAKPSLQLSFCEHGKVKWQTELEYRSDIDWDLPFCVYSQDIEGVGDQGHSRIWGALKKGNRNQDTVKGPSLKELARQDTANFHCFKMARREKYTKRSTSIYLPNEWVGGLFYCDLTPDGKSRLLDQMGDDLHIDATKSHGVCNRANAIPLQPLISDSYRRHWTSLKPGTRIPFLRRITRTNMDKVIPFLHTPNSDSDFGNFTTKNDITVSKSSTKLRSNWLSAVNWLFASKVEEHLWFNEVEVEESYGVMSAQNNLTNASYIDILKIKH
- a CDS encoding KLTH0H03542p (weakly similar to uniprot|P36775 Saccharomyces cerevisiae YBL022C PIM1 Mitochondrial ATP-dependent protease involved in intramitochondrial proteolysis involved in degradation of misfolded proteins in mitochondria required for bigenesis and maintenance of mitochondria) → MQFLSKRKEQTANYLELPCLLPQVTPSVVPLPGVRYRISIPKDKAAAMLQDLQEFVDISSYELSKGKELLRGPKKNKQTSKSEVRSSFQCIDEKLKVSNRSQIYICLLPTVQTNYTRGCVSILEEILAEGELVTFCLKGVRRAIIKDPEINLQNRLWISKLLVLDDGPYLTSLSPESCGKLVKQLQNNFTNITSAFDSFRATYRNAVRLQSGNSERFFLLSPLSNTLFILLSKGSFSKSWKLLFELYQSLEVHKPGNQKDAIFSLIDMTVAVLPVTNKQRLRCLELEDPLERAKELDATIHDLVALLASLRDGFKFFEAKVQDFSPGDKAAFVALQLSALRGFIEEPKKGSRFIRNPKSGPPSGARVGADKVEKENGDEDEDLKTIGAFIDNLEISEVHPDGLKMLKKDFRRLERLTPQSSEYNVLRGYFDTIMDIPFKAKDVSKSNIDLEECKKKLDNDHYGLLDVKKRLIEYLSVLKLNVDFKNEGSKAKPPIMLLVGPPGVGKTSIAKSIAGVLNRRFHRISLGGIHNEAEIRGHRRTYVGSMCGLIINALRKSGSMAPFILLDEIDKVLSVQAGGNRGAGLNGDPGAALLEVLDPEQNSTFTDHYVGFPVDLSNVLFFCTANNLTGISAPLLNRMEVIEIPGYTPKEKLNIGLKFLLPKQIQLNGLDKASIKVELTKEAWDDLVLEYTREPGVRGLERQIASIVRGKVVEYVQSHESEHKIVTSQELLKYIGFPLHPISRELVKKIKFADKCGVVNGLAYGSDGTGNVLVFEMVKMGKLQGNSSGPRIRTTGNLGKVLNESIEIATTLVKSLSERKIIHGLPSQAFNDFLNSEWHIHVPMGAVSKDGPSAGVAIALALISAALNKPVSPKLCLTGEITLRGKVLPIGGVREKLLGAQLFGMERVLLPLSNRPDVIEAVMKPEEYESCLASSSMPELRRVQQKWQLEAFYIDDFYDVMTKCWPREIQLTDARILISPSDNSIRALL